The Narcine bancroftii isolate sNarBan1 chromosome 6, sNarBan1.hap1, whole genome shotgun sequence genome window below encodes:
- the zbtb24 gene encoding zinc finger and BTB domain-containing protein 24 isoform X1 has translation MMTETLPDVSPSSLVIQSKTHKDTILNNFEEQRKRDFLCDITLIAEDVHFKAHKALLAASSEYFSLMFADENQQGQAVYMLDGMAADTFSAVLEFIYTGCLKVTERSIEHIVTTAEVLKVNDLIKAYSDYQDNRLHVKVSLASSGIKVVVVEPSVDDDQPSKPKRKRGRPRKCEQMQVEKSDVDSEALNDSQEHPNKLGQTADENCKTNSKGKQSGKPTESEACLNVETATDTQSQEGSERRIAALVGRSRYSNRRIQRPIKLMGYKLGMVEEEEEKARKRGRKRKYPDVEARCEDCDKVFKNHHFLAIHRRTHTGERPFKCFECGKGFSQKHTLQVHERMHTGEHPYRCTDCGKSLTTKHSLLEHMSLHTGKKSFNCDQCGKLFTQKRQLKSHYRIHTGQSLPECAHCHRKFMDAAQLKKHVRTHTGEKPFTCEICGKCFTAKNTLQTHIRIHRGEKPFACTICGKRFADPSAKRRHDATHTGNKPFTCSTCNQRFTRADNLRSHMKIHSKERKAHGIINVHGVGGTEEVKTILQLQQYLPTTGEQQIQLVVTNGVHNMNFMPSRGQSISIISAEGSQNLPGDQASNLALLTQPGEHMQNLTLVPQPGQTDHIQAIGMVENQEVAGHPEQMHVITLTKEEVEHLQDQAQQLHITHGRSQPISLGQEATQPRNLNQEAVQRLQQNQSAPASETPRISMNQGSQQMQGEHVVDQTFQLQAGSVSYLYATNLVTQN, from the exons ATGATGACTGAAACATTGCCTGATGTCTCGCCTTCTTCTCTTGTCATCCAGTCTAAGACTCATAAAGACACTATTTTGAATAACTTTGaagaacaaagaaaaagagaTTTTTTGTGTGACATCACTCTAATTGCTGAGGATGTTCACTTCAAAGCCCACAAAGCACTGCTGGCTGCCAGTAGCGAATATttttctctgatgtttgctgatgaAAACCAGCAAGGTCAAGCTGTCTACATGCTCGATGGGATGGCTGCAGATACCTTCAGTGCAGTGCTGGAATTCATATACACCGGTTGTCTGAAGGTCACAGAAAGATCCATTGAGCATATTGTGACTACAGCTGAGGTTCTGAAGGTGAATGATTTAATCAAAGCATACTCAGATTATCAAGACAACCGTTTACATGTTAAGGTATCGCTGGCTTCCAGTGGAATTAAAGTAGTAGTTGTGGAACCCAGTGTTGATGATGATCAGCCTTCAAAGCCAAAACGCAAGAGAGGAAGGCCTCGAAAATGTGAGCAAATGCAAGTCGAAAAGAGTGATGTTGATAGTGAGGCTCTAAATGATTCACAGGAACATCCAAACAAACTTGGGCAAACTGCAGATGAAAATTGTAAAACAAACAGTAAAGGGAAACAAAGTGGTAAGCCCACAGAGTCGGAAGCTTGTCTCAATGTTGAGACTGCCACAGATACCCAGTCGCAAGAAGGTTCTGAACGTAGAATAGCAGCATTGGTGGGTCGCAGCCGCTACAGCAACCGTAGAATTCAAAGACCTATTAAGTTAATGGGGTATAAGCTTGGCATggtagaagaagaagaggagaaagcAAGGAAGCGAGGACGGAAAAGAAAATATCCAGATGTAGAAGCTAGATGTGAAGATTGTGACAAAGTGTTTAAGAATCACCACTTCTTGGCCATACAtcgaaggacacacacag GTGAACGCCCTTTTAAGTGTTTTGAATGTGGTAAAGGATTTTCACAGAAGCACACACTGCAAGTTCACGAGCGCATGCACACGGGAGAGCATCCTTATCGTTGCACAGATTGTGGAAAGTCTTTGACCACTAAGCATTCTCTTCTGGAGCATATGAGTCTGCATACAG GAAAGAAGTCCTTTAACTGTGATCAGTGTGGAAAGCTTTTCACTCAGAAGAGACAGCTGAAGAGTCATTACAGAATCCACACAG GTCAGTCTTTGCCTGAATGTGCACACTGTCATCGTAAATTCATGGATGCTGCTCAACTCAAGAAACATGTAAGAACACACACAG GTGAGAAACCATTTACATGTGAGATTTGTGGTAAATGTTTCACTGCAAAGAATACCCTACAGACCCACATAAGAATCCACAG GGGAGAAAAGCCATTTGCCTGTACAATCTGTGGAAAAAGGTTTGCTGATCCTAGTGCGAAAAGACGTCATGATGCTACGCACACTGGAAACAAACCGTTCACTTGCTCAACATGTAATCAGCGGTTCACTCGTGCTGACAACCTTAGGTCCCACATGAAGATTCACAGCAAGGAAAGGAAAGCCCATGGAATAATTAATGTTCACGGTGTTGGTGGCACAGAAGAGGTGAAGACCATCTTACAGCTTCAGCAGTACCTTCCAACCACGGGTGAACAACAGATACAGTTGGTGGTGACCAATGGTGTTCATAACATGAACTTCATGCCCAGCCGTGGGCAAAGTATCAGCATTATTTCAGCAGAGGGGTCGCAGAATCTCCCTGGGGACCAGGCATCAAACTTGGCTCTACTAACTCAACCAGGGGAGCACATGCAGAATTTGACTTTAGTACCCCAGCCTGGGCAAACAGACCACATCCAGGCCATTGGCATGGTGGAAAACCAGGAAGTTGCAGGACATCCAGAACAAATGCATGTCATCACATTGACAAAAGAGGAAGTGGAACACCTTCAGGATCAAGCTCAGCAATTGCATATAACACACGGGAGATCACAACCAATTAGTCTTGGGCAGGAGGCCACTCAGCCACGTAATCTGAATCAGGAAGCGGTTCAGCGTCTCCAACAGAATCAATCTGCACCTGCTTCTGAGACACCAAGAATCTCTATGAACCAAGGCTCGCAGCAAATGCAGGGAGAACATGTTGTGGACCAGACATTCCAGCTGCAAGCAGGCAGTGTTTCTTACCTCTATGCCACCAATTTAGTCACACAGAATTAA
- the zbtb24 gene encoding zinc finger and BTB domain-containing protein 24 isoform X3 — MMTETLPDVSPSSLVIQSKTHKDTILNNFEEQRKRDFLCDITLIAEDVHFKAHKALLAASSEYFSLMFADENQQGQAVYMLDGMAADTFSAVLEFIYTGCLKVTERSIEHIVTTAEVLKVNDLIKAYSDYQDNRLHVKVSLASSGIKVVVVEPSVDDDQPSKPKRKRGRPRKCEQMQVEKSDVDSEALNDSQEHPNKLGQTADENCKTNSKGKQSGKPTESEACLNVETATDTQSQEGSERRIAALVGRSRYSNRRIQRPIKLMGYKLGMVEEEEEKARKRGRKRKYPDVEARCEDCDKVFKNHHFLAIHRRTHTGQSLPECAHCHRKFMDAAQLKKHVRTHTGEKPFTCEICGKCFTAKNTLQTHIRIHRGEKPFACTICGKRFADPSAKRRHDATHTGNKPFTCSTCNQRFTRADNLRSHMKIHSKERKAHGIINVHGVGGTEEVKTILQLQQYLPTTGEQQIQLVVTNGVHNMNFMPSRGQSISIISAEGSQNLPGDQASNLALLTQPGEHMQNLTLVPQPGQTDHIQAIGMVENQEVAGHPEQMHVITLTKEEVEHLQDQAQQLHITHGRSQPISLGQEATQPRNLNQEAVQRLQQNQSAPASETPRISMNQGSQQMQGEHVVDQTFQLQAGSVSYLYATNLVTQN; from the exons ATGATGACTGAAACATTGCCTGATGTCTCGCCTTCTTCTCTTGTCATCCAGTCTAAGACTCATAAAGACACTATTTTGAATAACTTTGaagaacaaagaaaaagagaTTTTTTGTGTGACATCACTCTAATTGCTGAGGATGTTCACTTCAAAGCCCACAAAGCACTGCTGGCTGCCAGTAGCGAATATttttctctgatgtttgctgatgaAAACCAGCAAGGTCAAGCTGTCTACATGCTCGATGGGATGGCTGCAGATACCTTCAGTGCAGTGCTGGAATTCATATACACCGGTTGTCTGAAGGTCACAGAAAGATCCATTGAGCATATTGTGACTACAGCTGAGGTTCTGAAGGTGAATGATTTAATCAAAGCATACTCAGATTATCAAGACAACCGTTTACATGTTAAGGTATCGCTGGCTTCCAGTGGAATTAAAGTAGTAGTTGTGGAACCCAGTGTTGATGATGATCAGCCTTCAAAGCCAAAACGCAAGAGAGGAAGGCCTCGAAAATGTGAGCAAATGCAAGTCGAAAAGAGTGATGTTGATAGTGAGGCTCTAAATGATTCACAGGAACATCCAAACAAACTTGGGCAAACTGCAGATGAAAATTGTAAAACAAACAGTAAAGGGAAACAAAGTGGTAAGCCCACAGAGTCGGAAGCTTGTCTCAATGTTGAGACTGCCACAGATACCCAGTCGCAAGAAGGTTCTGAACGTAGAATAGCAGCATTGGTGGGTCGCAGCCGCTACAGCAACCGTAGAATTCAAAGACCTATTAAGTTAATGGGGTATAAGCTTGGCATggtagaagaagaagaggagaaagcAAGGAAGCGAGGACGGAAAAGAAAATATCCAGATGTAGAAGCTAGATGTGAAGATTGTGACAAAGTGTTTAAGAATCACCACTTCTTGGCCATACAtcgaaggacacacacag GTCAGTCTTTGCCTGAATGTGCACACTGTCATCGTAAATTCATGGATGCTGCTCAACTCAAGAAACATGTAAGAACACACACAG GTGAGAAACCATTTACATGTGAGATTTGTGGTAAATGTTTCACTGCAAAGAATACCCTACAGACCCACATAAGAATCCACAG GGGAGAAAAGCCATTTGCCTGTACAATCTGTGGAAAAAGGTTTGCTGATCCTAGTGCGAAAAGACGTCATGATGCTACGCACACTGGAAACAAACCGTTCACTTGCTCAACATGTAATCAGCGGTTCACTCGTGCTGACAACCTTAGGTCCCACATGAAGATTCACAGCAAGGAAAGGAAAGCCCATGGAATAATTAATGTTCACGGTGTTGGTGGCACAGAAGAGGTGAAGACCATCTTACAGCTTCAGCAGTACCTTCCAACCACGGGTGAACAACAGATACAGTTGGTGGTGACCAATGGTGTTCATAACATGAACTTCATGCCCAGCCGTGGGCAAAGTATCAGCATTATTTCAGCAGAGGGGTCGCAGAATCTCCCTGGGGACCAGGCATCAAACTTGGCTCTACTAACTCAACCAGGGGAGCACATGCAGAATTTGACTTTAGTACCCCAGCCTGGGCAAACAGACCACATCCAGGCCATTGGCATGGTGGAAAACCAGGAAGTTGCAGGACATCCAGAACAAATGCATGTCATCACATTGACAAAAGAGGAAGTGGAACACCTTCAGGATCAAGCTCAGCAATTGCATATAACACACGGGAGATCACAACCAATTAGTCTTGGGCAGGAGGCCACTCAGCCACGTAATCTGAATCAGGAAGCGGTTCAGCGTCTCCAACAGAATCAATCTGCACCTGCTTCTGAGACACCAAGAATCTCTATGAACCAAGGCTCGCAGCAAATGCAGGGAGAACATGTTGTGGACCAGACATTCCAGCTGCAAGCAGGCAGTGTTTCTTACCTCTATGCCACCAATTTAGTCACACAGAATTAA
- the zbtb24 gene encoding zinc finger and BTB domain-containing protein 24 isoform X2, giving the protein MMTETLPDVSPSSLVIQSKTHKDTILNNFEEQRKRDFLCDITLIAEDVHFKAHKALLAASSEYFSLMFADENQQGQAVYMLDGMAADTFSAVLEFIYTGCLKVTERSIEHIVTTAEVLKVNDLIKAYSDYQDNRLHVKVSLASSGIKVVVVEPSVDDDQPSKPKRKRGRPRKCEQMQVEKSDVDSEALNDSQEHPNKLGQTADENCKTNSKGKQSGKPTESEACLNVETATDTQSQEGSERRIAALVGRSRYSNRRIQRPIKLMGYKLGMVEEEEEKARKRGRKRKYPDVEARCEDCDKVFKNHHFLAIHRRTHTGKKSFNCDQCGKLFTQKRQLKSHYRIHTGQSLPECAHCHRKFMDAAQLKKHVRTHTGEKPFTCEICGKCFTAKNTLQTHIRIHRGEKPFACTICGKRFADPSAKRRHDATHTGNKPFTCSTCNQRFTRADNLRSHMKIHSKERKAHGIINVHGVGGTEEVKTILQLQQYLPTTGEQQIQLVVTNGVHNMNFMPSRGQSISIISAEGSQNLPGDQASNLALLTQPGEHMQNLTLVPQPGQTDHIQAIGMVENQEVAGHPEQMHVITLTKEEVEHLQDQAQQLHITHGRSQPISLGQEATQPRNLNQEAVQRLQQNQSAPASETPRISMNQGSQQMQGEHVVDQTFQLQAGSVSYLYATNLVTQN; this is encoded by the exons ATGATGACTGAAACATTGCCTGATGTCTCGCCTTCTTCTCTTGTCATCCAGTCTAAGACTCATAAAGACACTATTTTGAATAACTTTGaagaacaaagaaaaagagaTTTTTTGTGTGACATCACTCTAATTGCTGAGGATGTTCACTTCAAAGCCCACAAAGCACTGCTGGCTGCCAGTAGCGAATATttttctctgatgtttgctgatgaAAACCAGCAAGGTCAAGCTGTCTACATGCTCGATGGGATGGCTGCAGATACCTTCAGTGCAGTGCTGGAATTCATATACACCGGTTGTCTGAAGGTCACAGAAAGATCCATTGAGCATATTGTGACTACAGCTGAGGTTCTGAAGGTGAATGATTTAATCAAAGCATACTCAGATTATCAAGACAACCGTTTACATGTTAAGGTATCGCTGGCTTCCAGTGGAATTAAAGTAGTAGTTGTGGAACCCAGTGTTGATGATGATCAGCCTTCAAAGCCAAAACGCAAGAGAGGAAGGCCTCGAAAATGTGAGCAAATGCAAGTCGAAAAGAGTGATGTTGATAGTGAGGCTCTAAATGATTCACAGGAACATCCAAACAAACTTGGGCAAACTGCAGATGAAAATTGTAAAACAAACAGTAAAGGGAAACAAAGTGGTAAGCCCACAGAGTCGGAAGCTTGTCTCAATGTTGAGACTGCCACAGATACCCAGTCGCAAGAAGGTTCTGAACGTAGAATAGCAGCATTGGTGGGTCGCAGCCGCTACAGCAACCGTAGAATTCAAAGACCTATTAAGTTAATGGGGTATAAGCTTGGCATggtagaagaagaagaggagaaagcAAGGAAGCGAGGACGGAAAAGAAAATATCCAGATGTAGAAGCTAGATGTGAAGATTGTGACAAAGTGTTTAAGAATCACCACTTCTTGGCCATACAtcgaaggacacacacag GAAAGAAGTCCTTTAACTGTGATCAGTGTGGAAAGCTTTTCACTCAGAAGAGACAGCTGAAGAGTCATTACAGAATCCACACAG GTCAGTCTTTGCCTGAATGTGCACACTGTCATCGTAAATTCATGGATGCTGCTCAACTCAAGAAACATGTAAGAACACACACAG GTGAGAAACCATTTACATGTGAGATTTGTGGTAAATGTTTCACTGCAAAGAATACCCTACAGACCCACATAAGAATCCACAG GGGAGAAAAGCCATTTGCCTGTACAATCTGTGGAAAAAGGTTTGCTGATCCTAGTGCGAAAAGACGTCATGATGCTACGCACACTGGAAACAAACCGTTCACTTGCTCAACATGTAATCAGCGGTTCACTCGTGCTGACAACCTTAGGTCCCACATGAAGATTCACAGCAAGGAAAGGAAAGCCCATGGAATAATTAATGTTCACGGTGTTGGTGGCACAGAAGAGGTGAAGACCATCTTACAGCTTCAGCAGTACCTTCCAACCACGGGTGAACAACAGATACAGTTGGTGGTGACCAATGGTGTTCATAACATGAACTTCATGCCCAGCCGTGGGCAAAGTATCAGCATTATTTCAGCAGAGGGGTCGCAGAATCTCCCTGGGGACCAGGCATCAAACTTGGCTCTACTAACTCAACCAGGGGAGCACATGCAGAATTTGACTTTAGTACCCCAGCCTGGGCAAACAGACCACATCCAGGCCATTGGCATGGTGGAAAACCAGGAAGTTGCAGGACATCCAGAACAAATGCATGTCATCACATTGACAAAAGAGGAAGTGGAACACCTTCAGGATCAAGCTCAGCAATTGCATATAACACACGGGAGATCACAACCAATTAGTCTTGGGCAGGAGGCCACTCAGCCACGTAATCTGAATCAGGAAGCGGTTCAGCGTCTCCAACAGAATCAATCTGCACCTGCTTCTGAGACACCAAGAATCTCTATGAACCAAGGCTCGCAGCAAATGCAGGGAGAACATGTTGTGGACCAGACATTCCAGCTGCAAGCAGGCAGTGTTTCTTACCTCTATGCCACCAATTTAGTCACACAGAATTAA